In Vicia villosa cultivar HV-30 ecotype Madison, WI linkage group LG7, Vvil1.0, whole genome shotgun sequence, the DNA window aaaatcatcatcatcatttgaaACAACTATAGGTATTTGATGAACATCATCATCTTGATATGCATCAGTTGTTTCATGTTTGTTTTTTTCCATAGATTGAATGGTACTCCGTGCCTTGGTTTTTATGACTCCTAGCCAACCTTGTTGCCCTTCAGGAAATGATGTAAAGTAAACTTGGTCAGCTTGTTGGGATAATACAAAAGGATCATAATTTTGATATCTCCTAGATTTTTTAATCTCAACATTTCCATAGTTATCCATCTTTGTCCCTTGAGAACTAGGATCAAACCAATCACATTGAAATAAAACCACCTTCTTTGTCGGGTGACCAGTGTACTCTAGTTCGACAATGTCATTCAAAACTCCATAGTAATCATTTTCTAATGAATCAAATTGCCCTCCCCGAACACAAACATTGTGATTGGTTGTACTCATCCCTTCATTTCGAGATTTGGTCACAAACTTGTAGCCATTAATAACATAACCAGACCATTTAACAACTTCTCTAATAGGGCCCCATGCCAAACTCCTTAAAAGCACATCGTCTATCATGTTCCTTGAATCAAGCACCTACAttaaacaatattttaaattcaACCTAAAAAATTGAATGCACTAGACTTAAACTATAAATATTCACGTACATATGTTTTGAACCATGTTGGGAATGATGCGGAAACTTGCTTATCCAAATCAGTTTCATTCAACTGAGGATCTAACTCTCGTAACAAATCAGAGTGCATACTACACAAAGATGATACCCGTTAAACTTGACTTCATAAAATATACATGTGTGAAACTTTTAACTTTGAAATACTTACTCCAGGTAAGGTACCACTTCAGGACAATTTAAAAGAATATACAAGTGAGCAGCTTTCATTTCCTTATCATCCAAGGTAGAAGTGGTACTTTTTCCAAATGGACGGCCCGGGTAATTAAAGATTGACAATGGAGGACCCATTGAAAAATCCTCTCCCCCATCATCATTTCGTGGCACTCTTGTTCTCCTTGATGGAACATCGGGTGGATAGTAATAGGAAGCAAATGTGGACATCTCCTCTAATAAATATGCTTTACAAATCGAACCTTCAACACGAGCCTGATTCGTTACCTTTTGTTTTAAAGTTCGGATGAACCTATTGATCAAATCAAGAATATACTTGGttaatttccttatttttattcatttatcaaagaaattataaTAATGTTGAATAATTAACCTTTCAAATGGATACATCCATCTATATTGCACAGGACCGCCAACTCTTGCTTCATAAGCTAAATGAATAGGAAGATGTTCCATTGAGTCAAAAAAGCTTGGAGGAAATATTTGTTCTAATTTGCACATTATGATTGGAATGTTTTCCTCCAAACTACGCAATTTATCCTCTCTCAACAAAGATGACGTAATTTCTCTAAAGAATTGGCTGAATTCAGTCAGTGTATTCAAAATCGGTTTGGGTAAGGCTTTGAAGGCTAATGGTAGCAAACGTTGCATGAATACATGGCAGTCATGACTCTTCATGCCAAACAACTTTGCTTCCTTCAAGTCAACACATCTACTTAAATTAGAAACATAACCATCTGGAAGCTTAAGGTTTTTAACCCATTCACATACAGCTACTCGTTGTTGTTTGGTTAATGTATATTGTGCCTTTGGTTTTACAAAGTTACCATTGCTGCCAGGTTGAAGCTCAAGTCCCCTACGCTTGCAATATTTTTTCAAGTCCCTCCTAGAGTTGAAAGTATCTTTAGTCTTACCTTTTGTATCCATTAcagtgaataaaatattaagaaaCACATTTCTCTCAATGTGCATTACATCGAGATTGTGTGGGAGAAGATGAgttttccaatatggaagttcccAAAATATACTTCGTTTTGTCCAATGATGATCTACCCCATAGCCTGGTGGTTTACATTCTTTGGATTCTTCCGCACTAGGTAATTTTCTAACTTTTTCCCACACCTCTTGACCACTTAATCTTTTTGGAGGAATTGATGTCTCAACTCTACCTTTTGTAAATGCATTCTTATTCCTTCTATATGGGTGATTTTGTGGTAAGAATTGTCGATGACAATCAAACCATGAGGTTTTTTTACTAGATTCAAGGGTGAATGCCTTAGAATTCTTCATGCAAATTGGGCAAGCTAGTTTTCCCATTGTCATCCAACCACTTAACATCCCATAGGCTGGAAAGTCGTTAATAGTCCACATTATTGCGGCCTTCATCAAAAAGTTTTGCTTCAAGgaaacatcataagtcataaCTCCATCGTCCCATAACATTTTCAATTCATCTATCAAAGGGCGCAAATACACATCAATGTTCCTCTTTGGGTTGGATGGGCCAGGAATTATAATGGTCAAGAACATAAACTCTCTTCTCATGCACATCCAAGGTGGCAAATTATATGGAGTGATAATCACAGGCCAACAAGAATAAAGCTTGCCTGTTTTGTCAAATGGAGCAAATCCATCTGAACACAAGCCTAATCTAATATTTCGAGGATCTCGAGCAAAGTTGGGCCATGTTTCATCAAAGTGTTTCCAAGCTTCTGCATCTGACGGATGAGATAACGAACCATTCTCCCTTGGATTCTCACGATGCCATCTCATTTCACGAGCTGTTTGTAATGAGGAATATAAGCGTTGTAGTCGCGGAACAAGTGGGAAGTACCACATAGTTTTTCGTGGAACTAATTTATCATGTCCCCGTCTTCTAACATGCGTATATCGCTCCTCTCCACATATTTTACACTCTTTGAGTGTGTCATCCTCCTTATAATACAACATACATCCTTTCACACAACAATCAATTTTTGAACTCGCCAGCCCTAGTTTAGCAATCGATTTCCTTGCTTGATAAAAACTTGTAGGCAGACAGTTATTCTTTGGCAAAGCATTTCCCATAAATTGCATCCATCCATTGAAACAACCTTCAGACAACCCATAGTCTGCTTTCAAACTTAATGCTGTTAAAGATGCTGACAACACGGAGTATCTATCACAACCATCCCATAAAGGTGATCGTGCTGCTTTCAACATTTCAAAGAACTTTTCTGCCTCTTCATTAGGATATTCTTCCATTATATCCTCTTCGTCTTGACCTTCTTGCTCTACATAGTTTCCAATTTCTGGTCCTG includes these proteins:
- the LOC131619209 gene encoding uncharacterized protein LOC131619209; the encoded protein is MEVPENRKWMNNRVDCHKNITAEFNIGVHEFIMFALAQDKNNIGGGNIRCPCKNCKCMKFGNPEEVKEHLCRRGFMSDYYHWTNHGEAIPPIPPVVVSQSYYGSRGQREMFDNYEQLVMDAAGPEIGNYVEQEGQDEEDIMEEYPNEEAEKFFEMLKAARSPLWDGCDRYSVLSASLTALSLKADYGLSEGCFNGWMQFMGNALPKNNCLPTSFYQARKSIAKLGLASSKIDCCVKGCMLYYKEDDTLKECKICGEERYTHVRRRGHDKLVPRKTMWYFPLVPRLQRLYSSLQTAREMRWHRENPRENGSLSHPSDAEAWKHFDETWPNFARDPRNIRLGLCSDGFAPFDKTGKLYSCWPVIITPYNLPPWMCMRREFMFLTIIIPGPSNPKRNIDVYLRPLIDELKMLWDDGVMTYDVSLKQNFLMKAAIMWTINDFPAYGMLSGWMTMGKLACPICMKNSKAFTLESSKKTSWFDCHRQFLPQNHPYRRNKNAFTKGRVETSIPPKRLSGQEVWEKVRKLPSAEESKECKPPGYGVDHHWTKRSIFWELPYWKTHLLPHNLDVMHIERNVFLNILFTVMDTKGKTKDTFNSRRDLKKYCKRRGLELQPGSNGNFVKPKAQYTLTKQQRVAVCEWVKNLKLPDGYVSNLSRCVDLKEAKLFGMKSHDCHVFMQRLLPLAFKALPKPILNTLTEFSQFFREITSSLLREDKLRSLEENIPIIMCKLEQIFPPSFFDSMEHLPIHLAYEARVGGPVQYRWMYPFERFIRTLKQKVTNQARVEGSICKAYLLEEMSTFASYYYPPDVPSRRTRVPRNDDGGEDFSMGPPLSIFNYPGRPFGKSTTSTLDDKEMKAAHLYILLNCPEVVPYLDMHSDLLRELDPQLNETDLDKQVSASFPTWFKTYVLDSRNMIDDVLLRSLAWGPIREVVKWSGYVINGYKFVTKSRNEGMSTTNHNVCVRGGQFDSLENDYYGVLNDIVELEYTGHPTKKVVLFQCDWFDPSSQGTKMDNYGNVEIKKSRRYQNYDPFVLSQQADQVYFTSFPEGQQGWLGVIKTKARSTIQSMEKNKHETTDAYQDDDVHQIPIVVSNDDDDFHQIN